The Chroicocephalus ridibundus chromosome 2, bChrRid1.1, whole genome shotgun sequence genome includes a region encoding these proteins:
- the MRPL13 gene encoding large ribosomal subunit protein uL13m, with translation MASYTKAAQQWATFARAWYLLDARMQPPGKIAAATVIRLEGRHKPIYHALSDCGDHVVIINTRHIAFSGNKWEQKVYSSHTGYPGGFKQVTATQLHLKDPTAIVKLTVYRMLPKNLQRRTMMQRLHLFPEDVIPEDIQKNLLQEIPQPRAIPKRLDEYTPEEIAAFPKVWTPPKDFRKK, from the exons ATGGCCAGTTACACTAAGGCGGCCCAG CAATGGGCTACTTTTGCCAGAGCCTGGTATCTTCTCGATGCAAGGATGCAGCCACCAGGAAAAATCGCAGCTGCGACTGTCATCAGACTTGAAGGCCGGCATAAACCTATTTATCATGCACTCA GTGACTGTGGAGATCATGTTGTCATAATAAATACAAGACATATTGCCTTCTCTGGTAACAAATGGGAACAGAAAGTGTATTCTTCACATACTGG TTATCCTGGTGGTTTCAAACAAGTGACAGCAACTCAGCTGCATTTGAAGGATCCAACTGCT ATTGTTAAACTGACTGTTTATAGGATGCTTCCAAAAAACCTTCAGAGAAGAACTATGATGCAGAGGCTGCACCTTTTCCCAGAAGAT GTTATTCCAGAAGATATACAGAAGAATCTTCTACAAGAGATTCCTCAGCCACGGGCAATCCCCAAGAGGTTAGATGAATATACACCAGAAGAAATCGCTGCCTTTCCGAAGGTTTGGACTCC